CCGGCGAGGGGGTGGCCGGGGCCCCCCCGGCCCGGCCTGGTGCCCACCCCCCCCCAATCTCCCCCGGCCACCCGCGGCTCCCCCGGAGCCCGGCGCGCCCACCCCCTCCCCCTGCCGATGGATCCCGTCCGCGGTCAGGCCGTACTTCTCGCGAAGCAGATCCTGGGGACCCTGCTCGATGTACCAAGTGGGGGGGCCCCCCCCAACCCCTCTCCCCCCCCCCCCCCCCCACCCTTATGCATATCAACAGAAAAAAAAAAACAAACGACCCGCCCCGCGCGCGGCGGGCGCCGGCGGCTGGGGGGGCTCCAGGGGCGGGGGAGGGGGTGGGCCGCGCGGGCCTCCGGCGAAGCCGCGGTTGCCGGAGGAAGATGGCGGGCTGATCGACACGAGCCGGTCCGGTGGAGCCACCGCTCACCACTTGCTGGACCGCTCGTCGTGGGGGTGGTCGGGCAGCCGGTAGCTCACGCCGGCGTCGTCATAGGCCGAGGCCTCAAGAAGCGTCGAGAAATTTCGGGCCCTTTCCTTTCGGTACCACGCCTTCAACCTCTGAAGGCGCTGGTCGATGCGGTAAGCGAGCAGAGGGAAAGGCATTCCACCCTTCCTGGGGAAGTTCAACTGATCGGCGAGCTTGTTGCCCACCAGCGCCCGCGAAATGGGGTAGATGACGTTCGTCACCAACTGACGCCGTTCTTCCGGATCAGTGATGTTCGCCACCAGCGGCGCGGAGTTGATCAACGCATTGGTCATGATGATCGCATCCTCGGTAGGAGGAGGCTCGCAAAGGGAACCGATCCGGTACAGGTGCAGTGCGTGGCTCTCGTCGGCAAAGAGGATGGTCTCGGGGATCCCCATGAGATAACCGGAGTAGCGCCAGACATCGTGGAAACCGGCGCGCTCCTCGGTGGTGTAACGGGCTCCCAGCGACTCCGAGTGTTTGACGGTGCGCGCCGCGAAACACGCGACCGCGTAGCCCAGGTGCGCGGCGCTGATCGGCACGCCGCAGACGTCGTGGTCCCATTCCGCGGTCTGTCCCAGCAGCCGCCGGACCTGCGCGTGCACGAACCGGATGCGAACCGACAGTTTCCAGCCCTCGCCGTACCGTTCCAGCCCGCCGGGAAGGAATATCTCCATCTGGTGACGGTTGTTCTGCTTGAGCCGCCACACCCCGTTATCGAATATGCGCCCGGTCTCCACGAAAGACTTGCTTATCAGGGTGGAAAACCCGTCAATCAGCACACCCGTGACGAAAGCCGAAAGGACGAGCACCGAGTTTTTTTGAAAGGCACGGATGCCCGGGCCGAAAGCGTCGCGATCAAGCCAGTCCGGGTCAGGCTGCGGTGCGTCAATGAAGAAGTCGCGCAACGATCGCGGCGCATTGCGCAAACCGTCGCGATCCTCCTCCATCCCCGCTCGAATCAACTCGTGGATCTGTTCCGGAGGCAACGACGCCATCTCTTCCACGACCTCGTCCATGACCGGGTCGCCTATACGGGTGTGGGCGATGTAGTTGTCCGCAGCCTCGCGGTCGACGGCGCACGCTTTGGCGTAGCCGTCGACATATGCTGACGGGGGGTTCAGCACTTCGGTGGCCTTCTCCCGCCGCCGTCGGCTCTCAGGTCCAGTTCTGCCATACCCACTTTCCGCCTATAATGTCGATCGATCATCTGTCGCAGGCCGTCCTGCAACCGGTATAAAGACCTCGTACACGAAACACAGCTAACAGCGTAACGTACCACCAAAACGGTTTGAAGGGAATGTCAAACTCGGCGGACACAGGAGTTGTGGAACGGATTGGAGGCTTCACATCAATATTCGGCTGTGGCAGGCTGTTTGTAGAAGGACGAGTACGGTTTCCACCATACTCGTTTAGCTAAGCCGATGATTTCCGTACTTTTGGACCGCTACGTCGCCGCCGTGCTGCGCCATCGATGGTGGGTGATTGCGCTCGCAACGCTGCTCATGCTGGCCATGGCCGCGGGCGCCCGCTTCCTCCGCGTCACCAACGACTACCGGATCATGTTCGGCGAGGGCAATCCGGAACTCGCCGCCTTCGACGCTCTGGAGAGCACCTACGCCGTATCCCATGCGGCTCTGGTCGCCGTGGCGCCGAGGGAGGGATCGGTGTTCACGCGCGAGGCCCTCGGCGCCATCGAGGAACTCACCGCCGCGGGGTGGGAAGCGCCCCATTCCAGCCGGGTCGACTCGCTTACCAACTACACACACAGTAGAGCGGAAGGCGACGATCTGATCGTCGAGCCGCTGGTCGACGACGCGCGGTCGCTCAGCGATGCCGACGTGGCGCAGGTCGAGAAGACCGCGCTGAACGCCGTCGATATTGCCGGACGTCTGGTTTCCCGTGACGGGCGCGTGGGCGGGTTGGTAATCAATTTCGTCCTGCCTGAAAATTCGGACGTCGCGTTCGTGGAAGCCACCGATTATCTCAACGCCGTCCTCGACAAGGCCCGGGCGACCCATCCGGACATCGCCTACTACCTGACCGGCCTTATCGTCATGGACCGCGCCTTCGCCGACACCACGAAAGAGGATATCGAGACCCTCACGCCCCTGGTGTTTCTGATCATCGTGGCCGCGGCGGCCCTTCTCCTGCGCTCGATATGGGGCACCGTGCCCATCGTTGTCGTGCTTGTGTTCGCCATCGGCACGACCATGGGGTTCGCGGGCTGGATCGGCGCGGTGTTGAGCCCGACCAGTTCGGGCGTACCGATCATCGTCATGACGGTTGCCGTGGCGCATTCGGTCCACGTCGTCACCGCCGCCTTGTTGGGCATGAGCCGCGGCATGGACAGGAATGCGGCCATTGCCGAATCGCTCCACGTCAACGCCTATCCGGTGTTCCTCACCGCCATCACCACCGCCATCGGGTTTCTCAGCCTGAATGCCTCGGATTCGCCACCATTTCACCTGCTGGGCAATCTCGTGGCGTTCGGCGTCGCGTGCGCCTTCGTCTATTCCATGACCCTCCTGCCGGCAATGCTCTCGATCCTGCCGTTGCGCGCGCGCCCGGTCCGCTCCGAGCTGCCGGCGTTCTTCGACCGCTTCGGCGCCTTCGTTGTCGCGCGCCGCAGGTTCCTGCTCTGGTTCGTCACCCTTCTCGCGGTGGCCCTCGCCGCGGGCATTCCCCGCAACGAGCTGACCGATAACTGGACGCGGTATTTCGATGAGCGCTACGAGTTCCGGCGCCATACGGACTTCGTCATCGAAAATCTGACCAGCTTGATTACGCTGGAGTACTCGCTGAAGGCGGAGCGCGACGGCGGCATCACCGAACCGGAATATCTGCGCGCCGTGGATGCATTCGCCGACTGGTACCGGGAGCAGCCGGAGGTAAGCCACGTGCAGGCGTTTCCGGACATCATGAAACGGCTGAACAAGAACTTGCATGGCGACGATCCGGCCTTCCACCGGTTGCCGGACGATCCGGAGCTCGCCGCGCAATACCTGTTGCTCTACGAGCTCTCGCTCCCGTTCGGCAGCGACCTCAACGACCGCATCGACGTCGCCAAATCCGCCACCCGCATGACCGTCGTGGTCGACAGCACGTCGTCTCGGGAGCTACGCGAGCTCGATGCGCGGGCTCAGGAATGGCTTCGCGCCAATGCCCCTCGGTTTGCCACTCCGGCGACGGGGCTCAGCATCATCTTCGCACACCTTTCCCGACGAAACATCACCAGCATGCTGGGCGGCACCATCATCGCCATGGCGCTCATCTCGTTCATCCTGATGGGGGTTTTCAGGAGCGTGCGCCTCGGCCTCGTCAGTCTCTTGCCCAATTTCATTCCCGCGGCCATGAGCTTCGGCCTGTGGGGCTATCTCGTCGGCTACGTGGGCATTGCCTCCTCGGTGGTGGTTGCCGTCTCGTTCGGCATCATCGTGGACGACACGATTCACTTTCTGACCGAGTATCTGAAGGCCCGCCGGCAAGGCCTCGCTACGGCAGAGGCCGTGCGCTCGGTCTTTCGCACCGTCGGTCACGCGCTGTGGACCACCACCGCCGTCCTGTGCGCGGGGCTGCTGGTGTTCTCGTCATCCGGGTTCGAGCTCAGTTGGGCCCTTGGCCTTCTGGTGACGATCACCCTCGTGTTCGCGCTCGTGGGCGACTTCCTGCTTCTTCCCGCTCTGCTGATGACTATTGACAGGAGAGAACAATGATTCACGTTTCTTGGGTGTCGTCCGTGGCCTGTTTCGCTTTCCTGCTGTCGCTCGCCGGACCGCCGGCGGCGCACTCGGAGACCCCGGAGGAGAAGGGGCTCCGCATCGCCAACGAAGCGCGCGCGCGCGGGAAGGGCTTCGGCAACTTCACGGCGCGCCAGACCATGACCCTGCGCAACAAGCAGGGGCAGCAAAGCGTGCGTCAGGTGCGCATCAAGGTCCTCGAAGTGCCCGGCGACGGCGACAAGAGCCTGTTCGTGTTCGACGAGCCGCGGGACGTGAAGGGCACGGCGTTCCTGATCCACGGCCACCTCACCAAGGCGGACGACCAGTGGCTCTACCTGCCGGCCCTCAAGCGGGTGAAGCGCATCAGCTCGTCCAACCGCTCGGGCTCCTTCATGGGCAGCGAGTTCGCCTACGAGGACATGAGCGTCCAGGAGGTGGAGCGGTTCACCTACAAGTACCTGCGCGACGAGCCCTGCGGCGACATGACCTGCACGGTGTCCGAGCGGTTCCCGACCGAGAAGCGGTCCGGCTACAAGCGGCAGCTCGTGTGGCAGGACAAGGACGAGCTGCGGGTGTGGAAGGTGGAGTACTTCGACCGCAAGAACGCCCACCTGAAGACTCTCACGCTGGAGAAGTACGAGCAGTATCTGGGCCGTTTCTGGCAGGCCGGCCTGATGACCATGGTCAATCACCTCACCGGCAAGAGCACGCTGCTCGAATGGGCCGATTACAAGTTCGGCACCGATCTCGATGACCGCGACTTCTCCCGCACGGGGCTGAAACGGATCCGTTGATGCGAGCCGGCCGATGCAGGCTCACGGCGGCCCTGGTCCTCGCCGGGTTCGCCGCGACGGTGCTTGCCGCCGGAGCCGCCGGGGCCCTCGAGATCGCCCACAGCGAACTGTCCGGGCGCATCGCCGCGGAGGGCCGGTGGTTCTACCAGGACAACGCCCACGCGGGCCAGGATTCCTAC
The DNA window shown above is from Deltaproteobacteria bacterium and carries:
- a CDS encoding oxygenase MpaB family protein; this encodes MLNPPSAYVDGYAKACAVDREAADNYIAHTRIGDPVMDEVVEEMASLPPEQIHELIRAGMEEDRDGLRNAPRSLRDFFIDAPQPDPDWLDRDAFGPGIRAFQKNSVLVLSAFVTGVLIDGFSTLISKSFVETGRIFDNGVWRLKQNNRHQMEIFLPGGLERYGEGWKLSVRIRFVHAQVRRLLGQTAEWDHDVCGVPISAAHLGYAVACFAARTVKHSESLGARYTTEERAGFHDVWRYSGYLMGIPETILFADESHALHLYRIGSLCEPPPTEDAIIMTNALINSAPLVANITDPEERRQLVTNVIYPISRALVGNKLADQLNFPRKGGMPFPLLAYRIDQRLQRLKAWYRKERARNFSTLLEASAYDDAGVSYRLPDHPHDERSSKW
- a CDS encoding outer membrane lipoprotein-sorting protein, coding for MIHVSWVSSVACFAFLLSLAGPPAAHSETPEEKGLRIANEARARGKGFGNFTARQTMTLRNKQGQQSVRQVRIKVLEVPGDGDKSLFVFDEPRDVKGTAFLIHGHLTKADDQWLYLPALKRVKRISSSNRSGSFMGSEFAYEDMSVQEVERFTYKYLRDEPCGDMTCTVSERFPTEKRSGYKRQLVWQDKDELRVWKVEYFDRKNAHLKTLTLEKYEQYLGRFWQAGLMTMVNHLTGKSTLLEWADYKFGTDLDDRDFSRTGLKRIR
- a CDS encoding MMPL family transporter — translated: MISVLLDRYVAAVLRHRWWVIALATLLMLAMAAGARFLRVTNDYRIMFGEGNPELAAFDALESTYAVSHAALVAVAPREGSVFTREALGAIEELTAAGWEAPHSSRVDSLTNYTHSRAEGDDLIVEPLVDDARSLSDADVAQVEKTALNAVDIAGRLVSRDGRVGGLVINFVLPENSDVAFVEATDYLNAVLDKARATHPDIAYYLTGLIVMDRAFADTTKEDIETLTPLVFLIIVAAAALLLRSIWGTVPIVVVLVFAIGTTMGFAGWIGAVLSPTSSGVPIIVMTVAVAHSVHVVTAALLGMSRGMDRNAAIAESLHVNAYPVFLTAITTAIGFLSLNASDSPPFHLLGNLVAFGVACAFVYSMTLLPAMLSILPLRARPVRSELPAFFDRFGAFVVARRRFLLWFVTLLAVALAAGIPRNELTDNWTRYFDERYEFRRHTDFVIENLTSLITLEYSLKAERDGGITEPEYLRAVDAFADWYREQPEVSHVQAFPDIMKRLNKNLHGDDPAFHRLPDDPELAAQYLLLYELSLPFGSDLNDRIDVAKSATRMTVVVDSTSSRELRELDARAQEWLRANAPRFATPATGLSIIFAHLSRRNITSMLGGTIIAMALISFILMGVFRSVRLGLVSLLPNFIPAAMSFGLWGYLVGYVGIASSVVVAVSFGIIVDDTIHFLTEYLKARRQGLATAEAVRSVFRTVGHALWTTTAVLCAGLLVFSSSGFELSWALGLLVTITLVFALVGDFLLLPALLMTIDRREQ